The following proteins are encoded in a genomic region of Triticum dicoccoides isolate Atlit2015 ecotype Zavitan chromosome 1B, WEW_v2.0, whole genome shotgun sequence:
- the LOC119349705 gene encoding uncharacterized protein LOC119349705 isoform X4, which yields MAALRVAARRLVGGGQTPAVAVDKAQRRLFPRLSQSAKQGCEDREKLMREIHNMREELYDKVSYAERTYSIPGRAGKHINRLREELAVQVDPRPGDSTWRKMRVLDPLDRCMVFATLTFSLYVLMCMAAGRIVELDPDEKQWIQKKRGEARKQSETK from the exons ATGGCGGCGCTTCGAGTCGCGGCGAGGaggctcgtcggcggcggccagACGCCGGCGGTGGCTGTGGACAAGGCGCAGCGCCGGCTCTTCCCGAGGCTCTCCCAG TCTGCAAAGCAGGGCTGTGAAGATCGGGAGAAACTCATGAGAGAGATCCATAACATGAGAGAGGAGCTGTATGACAAGGTTTCGTACGCGGAAAGGACCTACAGTATCCCTGGCAGGGCAGGCAAACATATCAATCGGCTGCGTGAGGAGCTCGCCGTGCAAGTGGATCCTAGACCCGGGGACAGCACATG GCGCAAGATGCGAGTGCTAGATCCACTTGATCGTTGCATGGTATTTGCGACTTTGACCTTCAGCTTGTATGTGCTCATGTGCATGGCCGCTGGTAGGATCGTTGAATTGGATCCAGATGAAAAGCAATGGATCCAGAAGAAAAGAGGGGAGGCGCGCAAGCAAAGTGAAACAAAATGA